The Methylobacterium sp. PvR107 genome contains a region encoding:
- a CDS encoding glycosyltransferase family 4 protein produces the protein MTGSCPADGLPEHGTAPGAWVAGPGRSTRPRVLFVSHTATMSGAELVLRDAVRSWTDAKAFLFEDGALGEALRDLGLETRVARRGAGLSSLRRDASPVRALPVLKRLAAIAVEIFGATRDCDVVYANSQKAFLLSALPARLAGRPLIWHLHDILDGAHFGRIQRAVQVRLANACAARVIVPSRAAADAFVRAGGRRSRVTIVPNGLDLDLDPRGPTALRAELCLPAGPLVGVFSRLAPWKGQDVVIDALAALPGVRCIVVGTALFGEDAYAAELRARVAALGLSDRVLFLGQRADVPRLMQAVDAVVHPSVDPEPFGRTLVEAMLAGVPVIATDAGASAEILDNGAAGILVPPRRPDRLAAALADLFEDPDAAATRTRLARTRALSHFGAAAMQRDLAKLILQVSARP, from the coding sequence ATGACGGGTTCCTGTCCCGCGGACGGGCTCCCGGAGCACGGCACCGCGCCCGGCGCGTGGGTCGCCGGGCCCGGACGCAGCACCCGCCCGCGCGTCCTGTTCGTGAGCCACACCGCCACGATGTCGGGGGCGGAGCTGGTCCTGCGCGACGCCGTGCGCTCCTGGACGGACGCCAAGGCGTTCCTGTTCGAGGACGGCGCGTTGGGTGAGGCCCTGCGCGATCTGGGTCTCGAGACGCGGGTCGCTCGTCGCGGAGCCGGTCTCTCGAGCCTGCGCCGCGACGCATCCCCGGTGCGGGCGCTGCCCGTGCTGAAGCGGCTGGCAGCCATCGCGGTCGAGATCTTCGGCGCGACGCGCGATTGCGACGTGGTCTACGCCAACTCGCAGAAGGCCTTCCTGCTCTCGGCGCTGCCCGCGCGCTTGGCCGGCCGCCCGCTCATCTGGCACCTGCACGACATCCTCGACGGCGCCCATTTCGGCCGAATCCAGCGGGCCGTACAGGTGCGCCTCGCCAACGCCTGCGCGGCCCGGGTCATCGTCCCCTCCCGCGCAGCGGCGGACGCCTTCGTGCGCGCCGGCGGGCGGCGCTCCCGGGTCACGATCGTGCCGAACGGCCTCGATCTCGACCTGGACCCGCGCGGGCCGACCGCGCTGCGCGCGGAACTCTGCCTGCCCGCGGGACCGCTCGTCGGCGTGTTCAGCCGCCTCGCGCCCTGGAAGGGGCAGGACGTCGTCATCGACGCCCTGGCGGCGCTTCCGGGCGTCCGCTGCATCGTGGTGGGCACGGCTCTGTTCGGCGAGGATGCCTATGCGGCGGAACTTCGCGCGCGCGTCGCGGCGCTGGGCCTCTCGGACCGCGTGCTGTTCCTCGGCCAACGGGCCGACGTTCCCCGCCTGATGCAGGCGGTCGACGCGGTCGTGCACCCGTCGGTGGATCCCGAGCCGTTCGGCCGGACCCTCGTCGAGGCGATGCTCGCCGGCGTGCCGGTGATCGCCACCGACGCGGGCGCCTCCGCGGAGATCCTGGACAACGGCGCGGCCGGCATCCTCGTCCCGCCCCGGCGGCCCGATCGCCTCGCCGCAGCGCTCGCCGACCTGTTCGAAGATCCGGACGCTGCGGCCACGCGCACCCGACTGGCCCGCACGCGGGCGCTGTCCCACTTCGGGGCCGCCGCCATGCAGCGCGACCTCGCGAAGCTGATTCTTCAGGTTTCTGCCCGACCCTGA
- a CDS encoding glycosyltransferase family 1 protein, which translates to MPRVLVNMPSQFASRPSGVALVAFRVIAGLVARGTFEIVLRSPWSRDQLPPAIRDRVAVVTVPRPRIMLLDVLRQAVTVPALCRARGIDVVLNADPYGAAFGARARVSVVHDLYFRTMPDRIGSREALTTDPIFRLVLGNSARVIAVSETTRRDLGRCYPSLAGRTDAVPSAPMLDPAIVDAATDIPAGPFVLAVGNALYNKNFATLARAVAALGRADIRIVHVGEDPDETIAAALDGAPVALTRLSRIGEGRLAALYRDALCLCVPSFAEGFCLPVLEAQALGCPVICSDRSATPEIAGAGALTFDPADPAALTRCLCRLLDEPGLRDTLIARGHDNVRLYSWAETARRYEAVLLDALAEASRATPAREVPHAHPAP; encoded by the coding sequence ATGCCGCGCGTCCTCGTGAACATGCCCAGCCAGTTCGCCAGCCGGCCGTCGGGCGTCGCGCTCGTCGCCTTCCGGGTCATCGCCGGGCTGGTCGCGCGCGGCACCTTCGAAATCGTGCTCCGCTCGCCCTGGAGTCGCGACCAGTTGCCCCCGGCGATCCGGGACAGGGTTGCGGTCGTCACGGTGCCGCGCCCGCGCATCATGCTGCTCGACGTCCTGCGCCAGGCCGTCACGGTTCCGGCGCTCTGCCGCGCCCGCGGCATCGACGTGGTGTTGAACGCCGATCCCTACGGCGCCGCGTTCGGCGCGCGGGCGCGGGTCAGCGTCGTTCACGACCTCTATTTCCGCACGATGCCCGACCGGATCGGCTCGCGCGAGGCGCTCACGACCGATCCGATCTTCCGCCTCGTCCTCGGCAATAGCGCCCGGGTGATCGCCGTCTCGGAGACGACCCGGCGCGACCTCGGGCGCTGCTACCCCTCGCTCGCCGGCCGGACCGACGCCGTGCCCTCCGCGCCGATGCTCGACCCGGCGATTGTGGATGCGGCCACCGATATCCCCGCGGGACCGTTCGTACTCGCGGTCGGGAACGCGCTCTACAACAAGAACTTCGCGACGCTGGCCCGGGCCGTGGCGGCGCTCGGGCGGGCGGATATCCGCATCGTCCACGTCGGCGAGGACCCGGACGAGACGATCGCCGCCGCCCTCGACGGCGCCCCGGTGGCGCTGACGCGCCTGTCCCGGATCGGCGAGGGCCGGCTGGCCGCCCTCTACCGGGACGCCCTTTGCCTGTGCGTGCCGTCCTTCGCGGAGGGCTTCTGTCTGCCGGTCCTGGAGGCGCAGGCGCTCGGCTGCCCGGTGATCTGCTCGGACCGGTCGGCGACCCCGGAGATCGCGGGCGCGGGTGCGCTGACCTTCGACCCGGCCGATCCCGCGGCACTCACCCGATGCCTGTGCCGTCTGCTCGACGAGCCCGGCCTGCGCGACACGCTGATCGCGCGCGGGCACGACAATGTCCGGCTCTACAGCTGGGCCGAGACCGCCCGGCGCTACGAGGCCGTGCTCCTCGATGCCCTCGCGGAAGCCAGTCGCGCGACGCCCGCCCGGGAGGTGCCGCATGCGCATCCTGCACCTTAG
- a CDS encoding polysaccharide biosynthesis tyrosine autokinase, with protein sequence MSFLTVDMANRVPARASAAPAGPDRRGTLAAPLTRIWRRRYLFAAVFTLVLALAATALMIIQPQYVATGSVIVAEAEPGAHNASMAWIQKLGDPADIESQILVIRSPRLLRLAIDSGLPAAVMDECRYVATRGRPEEISESKQAACTTLTSNHDALVEYLLKRYTVTSSGRSRIITIAYRSPLPEVAKTMANALINAFLEDQREAQASSRKAASDWLHTEITQLDASIRGDETRIQTYRRRKGLLKGSSAPISAERLTSISQQLNAAEAAKADAAARLGEIESRGGRGAESAPAVLASQTVIALKQQLSTVSAQLSNQSTLLGANHPAIRALVTEQTSLRERIEQEITNVARGLRKSYEASNALAKSLRAQLDTAKTEAAAAMDDEASIEGMVRNAEIKRTRYADLVKRAGELETERRILTGSTRLVSLAELPQEPSSPKAVPFVAGGIVLAGVLAAAAALLRDSTDQRVRTPSQILAGTGAPVFAQLPYLEAPGLVGRFSDRHRELQLAEALDRARVEPLMQNVLRNLHAHLMLAGGSESRVVLVTSSKPREGKSFTAFALAGIGSTGGRRVLVVECDLRRPNFEASLGLGRGPGLGGILRGEIDPAEAVVSAGAFDVIPAGTPTPDSTELLMSARMTDFLRWSRRYDLVLLDSPPTSLLMDAAMLARHVDGVLCCTRYGHSQLSDTVETVANLRQAGGHVLGIAMTMVNPGRQMTYDAMPLPEPRHAGAAR encoded by the coding sequence ATGTCGTTCCTGACTGTCGATATGGCGAACCGGGTCCCGGCCCGGGCCTCCGCCGCCCCCGCGGGGCCGGACCGCCGCGGCACGCTCGCCGCGCCCCTGACGCGGATCTGGCGGCGCCGCTATCTGTTCGCGGCGGTGTTCACGCTCGTCCTCGCCCTGGCGGCGACCGCCCTGATGATCATCCAGCCGCAATACGTCGCGACCGGCTCGGTCATCGTTGCGGAGGCCGAGCCCGGCGCCCACAACGCCTCGATGGCCTGGATCCAGAAGCTCGGCGATCCGGCCGACATCGAGAGCCAGATCCTGGTGATCCGTTCGCCGCGGCTGCTGCGGCTCGCCATCGACAGCGGCCTGCCCGCAGCGGTGATGGACGAGTGCCGCTATGTCGCCACGCGGGGTCGGCCGGAGGAGATCTCGGAGTCGAAGCAGGCGGCGTGCACGACGCTGACGAGCAATCACGACGCGCTGGTCGAGTATCTGCTCAAGCGCTACACGGTCACCAGCTCCGGACGCTCGCGCATCATCACCATCGCCTACAGGTCGCCTTTGCCCGAAGTGGCGAAGACGATGGCCAATGCGCTCATCAACGCGTTCCTCGAGGATCAGCGCGAGGCGCAGGCCTCGAGCCGCAAGGCCGCGTCGGACTGGCTGCACACCGAGATCACGCAGCTCGACGCGTCGATCCGCGGGGACGAGACGCGGATCCAGACCTATCGGCGCCGCAAGGGCCTGCTGAAGGGGTCGAGCGCTCCGATCAGCGCCGAGCGGCTCACCAGCATCAGCCAGCAGCTCAACGCCGCCGAGGCCGCCAAGGCCGACGCCGCCGCGCGTCTCGGCGAGATCGAGAGCCGCGGCGGACGCGGCGCCGAGAGCGCCCCGGCGGTCCTGGCCAGCCAGACCGTCATCGCCCTCAAGCAGCAGCTCAGCACCGTCAGCGCGCAGCTCTCCAACCAGAGCACGCTGCTCGGCGCGAACCATCCGGCGATCCGGGCGCTCGTGACCGAGCAGACCAGCCTGCGCGAGCGCATCGAGCAGGAAATCACCAATGTCGCGCGGGGCCTGCGCAAGTCCTACGAGGCCTCGAACGCCCTCGCTAAGTCGCTGCGCGCCCAGCTGGACACCGCCAAGACCGAGGCCGCCGCCGCCATGGACGACGAGGCCTCGATCGAGGGCATGGTGCGCAACGCGGAGATCAAGCGCACCCGCTACGCCGACTTGGTGAAGCGGGCGGGCGAGCTGGAGACCGAGCGGCGCATCCTCACGGGAAGCACGCGGCTGGTCAGCCTGGCCGAACTGCCTCAGGAGCCGTCCTCGCCCAAGGCCGTGCCTTTCGTGGCGGGCGGAATCGTGCTCGCGGGCGTCCTGGCCGCGGCCGCGGCGCTGCTGCGCGACTCCACCGACCAGCGGGTCCGCACGCCGTCCCAGATCCTGGCCGGCACCGGCGCTCCGGTCTTCGCCCAGCTGCCGTACCTGGAAGCCCCGGGCCTCGTCGGCCGCTTCTCCGACCGGCACCGGGAGCTTCAGCTCGCCGAGGCCCTGGACCGGGCGCGGGTCGAGCCGCTGATGCAGAACGTCCTGCGCAACCTGCACGCACATCTGATGCTTGCCGGCGGGAGCGAATCCCGGGTCGTGCTCGTGACCTCGTCGAAGCCCCGCGAAGGCAAGTCGTTCACGGCCTTCGCCCTGGCCGGCATCGGCTCGACCGGCGGGCGCCGCGTGCTGGTGGTCGAGTGCGACCTGCGCCGGCCGAACTTCGAGGCGTCGCTCGGGCTCGGACGCGGGCCGGGGCTCGGCGGGATCCTGCGCGGTGAGATCGACCCGGCCGAGGCCGTCGTCTCGGCCGGCGCCTTCGACGTCATCCCGGCCGGAACGCCCACCCCGGATTCCACCGAGCTGCTGATGAGCGCCCGGATGACCGACTTCCTGCGCTGGAGCCGTCGCTACGATCTCGTCCTCCTCGACAGCCCGCCGACCAGCCTGCTGATGGACGCCGCGATGCTCGCCCGTCACGTGGACGGCGTGCTCTGCTGCACCCGCTACGGCCACTCGCAGCTGTCCGACACCGTCGAGACCGTGGCGAACCTGCGTCAGGCTGGCGGACACGTGCTCGGTATCGCCATGACCATGGTGAATCCCGGCCGGCAGATGACCTACGACGCGATGCCGCTCCCGGAACCCCGCCACGCCGGGGCCGCCCGATGA
- a CDS encoding glycosyltransferase family 4 protein yields the protein MTASSLAPAFARSLLDRGHASASGAAVDGTTHRAVTGPLRILHLSALYPPYIVGGAERSVEHLAEELAAAGHSVAAACIAREPEPKAVRGGVTVYRMAHHNDFWLEDWPKASRVGRAWAKLKQQWNFAVAAEFGRVLDDFRPDIVNTHSLLDVSTLVWREAAKRGIPIVHTVCEYDLICGNAAMFRNGKPCDRWHLGCKVVNAGKQITNRSVDAVVSVGTEILKTHADHGLFTHLAPERRRVIFYSCTVPDGDAEARRRIDRSAQPMTFGYLGRINVEKGVGTLIDAFRRIGPGNWRCLVAGHAMDDSIERFKAQAAGLPIEFVGWAKPADFLSALDVLVVPSFWAEPSPRTIYEAYTMGVPVIGAASGGIPELIGEDNADWLFTPGDDADLAARLQAVMARGRGDLPDERAFQHVIRESTSERVAEKYLDLYAELVAERRAARS from the coding sequence ATGACGGCCTCCTCCCTGGCACCGGCCTTCGCACGCAGCCTGCTGGACAGGGGCCACGCCTCCGCCTCCGGCGCAGCGGTCGATGGCACCACGCATCGCGCCGTTACGGGACCGCTCCGGATCCTGCATCTGAGCGCCCTCTATCCGCCCTACATCGTCGGCGGCGCCGAGCGCTCGGTGGAGCACCTCGCCGAGGAGCTGGCAGCGGCCGGCCACAGCGTGGCGGCGGCCTGCATCGCCCGGGAGCCGGAGCCCAAGGCCGTACGCGGCGGCGTCACGGTTTACCGGATGGCGCACCACAACGATTTCTGGCTGGAGGACTGGCCCAAGGCGAGCCGGGTCGGCCGCGCCTGGGCGAAGCTCAAGCAGCAGTGGAACTTCGCGGTCGCGGCCGAGTTCGGGCGGGTCCTGGACGATTTCCGGCCCGACATCGTCAACACGCATTCGCTCCTCGACGTCTCGACCCTGGTCTGGCGCGAGGCCGCCAAGCGCGGGATCCCGATCGTCCACACGGTCTGCGAGTACGACCTGATCTGCGGCAACGCCGCGATGTTCCGGAACGGCAAGCCGTGCGACCGGTGGCACCTCGGCTGCAAGGTGGTCAATGCCGGCAAGCAGATCACCAATCGCTCCGTGGACGCGGTCGTCAGCGTCGGCACCGAGATCCTCAAGACCCATGCCGATCACGGGCTGTTCACGCACCTCGCGCCGGAGCGCCGCCGGGTGATCTTCTATTCCTGCACGGTCCCGGACGGCGATGCCGAGGCACGGCGCCGCATCGACCGGTCGGCGCAGCCGATGACCTTCGGCTATCTCGGCCGGATCAACGTCGAGAAGGGGGTCGGCACGCTGATCGACGCCTTCCGCCGGATCGGGCCCGGCAACTGGCGCTGCCTCGTGGCCGGCCACGCCATGGACGACTCGATCGAGCGCTTCAAGGCACAGGCCGCCGGCCTGCCGATCGAGTTCGTCGGCTGGGCGAAGCCGGCCGATTTCCTGAGCGCGCTCGACGTGCTGGTCGTGCCCTCGTTCTGGGCCGAGCCGTCCCCGCGGACGATCTACGAGGCCTACACGATGGGCGTGCCGGTCATCGGTGCCGCCTCGGGCGGGATCCCCGAGCTGATCGGCGAGGACAATGCCGATTGGTTGTTCACACCGGGGGACGATGCCGATCTGGCGGCGCGGCTGCAGGCCGTGATGGCACGGGGCCGCGGCGACCTCCCGGACGAGCGCGCGTTCCAGCACGTCATCCGCGAGTCGACCTCGGAGCGCGTCGCCGAGAAGTACCTCGACCTCTACGCCGAACTCGTCGCCGAGCGCCGGGCGGCTCGTTCGTGA
- a CDS encoding lipopolysaccharide biosynthesis protein, with protein sequence MSAGAPVLTEAAAAADASENIAGLGAGADVTGRSFDAARWVALASVGNVVLSFGVFLVLARLIGPAEFGMVAIAAVFIDILQIVARCGLPDAVVQRADCDEDFAATAFWVMLAAGGLCMAALVVLSGPIAWIFDLPELRPVLCALSACFVITAAGAIHEARLQRSFGFRKLALRALGANILGGAAALSLALAGYGVWSLVIQRLVAATATTLLTWAASRWIPARRVNVAAARAQIAFGSRVFCTYLLLVVSIRSQEVVAAYFLSATDVGYLRLAWRCIDLVSQVAVIPLTTVGLTTYARLQDRPAELATAFYGFTAASAFVAVPALFGMAAVAPTLIPFLFGDQWHEAAPVLRMLALLAPEFVATSMLWMIFTALGRNGTALRLAGAQFGLGALASVATAPFGLAALAIGHVARAYLFSPAIVIGAGRFVPVSNRHLARVLLPVTACATAMAGFVLVVQAPIHAALGDRLGLFAAVAIGVLAYAALAQTFMRDTVRSAVGFFMRR encoded by the coding sequence GTGAGCGCCGGCGCACCGGTTCTGACCGAGGCCGCGGCGGCCGCAGATGCCTCCGAGAACATCGCGGGCCTCGGCGCCGGTGCCGACGTGACCGGCCGCTCCTTCGACGCGGCCCGCTGGGTGGCGCTCGCCTCCGTTGGCAACGTCGTCCTGAGTTTCGGGGTATTCCTCGTGCTCGCGCGCCTGATCGGGCCGGCGGAATTCGGCATGGTGGCGATCGCCGCCGTGTTCATCGACATCCTGCAGATCGTCGCCCGGTGCGGACTGCCGGACGCGGTGGTGCAGCGGGCCGATTGCGACGAGGATTTCGCCGCCACCGCCTTCTGGGTCATGCTCGCGGCGGGCGGCCTGTGCATGGCGGCGCTGGTCGTCCTGTCTGGGCCGATCGCCTGGATCTTCGACCTGCCGGAACTGCGCCCGGTCCTGTGCGCGCTCTCGGCCTGCTTCGTGATCACCGCCGCGGGGGCCATCCACGAGGCCCGCCTGCAGCGCAGCTTCGGCTTCCGCAAGCTCGCCCTGCGCGCCCTCGGCGCCAACATCCTGGGTGGCGCGGCCGCCCTGTCGCTGGCCTTGGCCGGGTACGGCGTCTGGAGCCTCGTGATCCAGCGCCTCGTGGCCGCCACAGCGACGACGCTCCTGACCTGGGCGGCGTCCCGCTGGATCCCGGCACGCCGGGTGAACGTCGCGGCCGCGCGCGCGCAGATCGCCTTCGGCTCGCGGGTGTTCTGCACCTATCTCCTGCTGGTGGTATCGATCCGCAGCCAGGAGGTGGTCGCCGCCTATTTCCTCTCAGCGACCGATGTCGGCTATCTGCGCCTCGCCTGGCGCTGCATCGACCTCGTCAGCCAGGTCGCGGTCATCCCCCTGACCACGGTCGGCCTGACCACCTATGCCCGGCTTCAGGACCGGCCGGCGGAGCTCGCGACGGCCTTCTACGGCTTCACCGCGGCCTCCGCCTTCGTGGCGGTGCCGGCCCTGTTCGGCATGGCGGCCGTCGCCCCGACACTGATCCCGTTCCTGTTCGGCGATCAGTGGCACGAGGCCGCCCCGGTGCTGCGGATGCTGGCGCTCCTCGCGCCCGAATTCGTCGCGACCTCGATGCTCTGGATGATCTTCACGGCGCTCGGACGCAACGGAACGGCGCTGCGGCTCGCGGGGGCCCAGTTCGGCCTTGGCGCGCTCGCCTCCGTCGCGACGGCCCCCTTCGGTCTCGCGGCGCTGGCGATCGGGCATGTGGCGCGGGCCTACCTGTTCTCGCCCGCCATCGTGATCGGCGCGGGGCGCTTCGTGCCGGTGAGCAACCGGCATCTCGCCCGGGTGCTCCTGCCGGTCACGGCCTGCGCGACGGCGATGGCGGGCTTCGTCCTTGTGGTCCAGGCCCCGATCCACGCCGCCCTCGGCGACCGGCTCGGCCTGTTCGCGGCCGTCGCAATCGGCGTCCTGGCCTACGCGGCGTTGGCCCAGACTTTCATGCGGGACACGGTCCGCAGCGCTGTCGGCTTCTTCATGCGCCGTTGA
- a CDS encoding glycosyltransferase family 4 protein: MRILHLSSLYPPEQVGGAELMVETLARTQAGLGHAVAVACASRQVEAPVRQDGVAVYRMGYGTPFHILDWPQRGRLDRLRYKLAAQWNRHSLVQLSQAVRDFEPDLVNTHSLSELPPAVWPLLRRLGVPVVHTLHDFTSLCTNGAMTRHGQACAGQHLKCRLYAEPHRRCQRAVSAVATVGADLLARHRAAGFFDAVPADLQRVIWNPIEPGLPANRRPRAPGAPVTFGFLGRIEASKGADILFDACRLLPAQGWRLAVAGRAVDGLDRYRAPTEGLPVSFLGHAERDAFLDGVDCLVVPPIWPEPFGRTVAEAYGRGVPVIGTAIGGIGEQIGPGPWLVPPGDAPALAAAMARIIAEPACLADGLARAAVIRDGTDPARVAAAYLDLYAAARAATQSATVLASSGRPQLSEFRP, from the coding sequence ATGCGCATCCTGCACCTTAGCTCGCTCTACCCACCCGAGCAGGTCGGCGGCGCCGAGCTGATGGTCGAGACGCTCGCCCGCACGCAGGCCGGCCTCGGCCACGCCGTGGCGGTCGCCTGCGCGTCCCGGCAGGTCGAAGCGCCGGTCCGTCAGGACGGCGTCGCGGTTTACCGGATGGGCTACGGGACGCCGTTCCACATCCTCGACTGGCCGCAGCGCGGACGCCTCGACCGGCTCCGCTACAAGCTCGCCGCGCAGTGGAACCGGCACAGCCTCGTCCAGCTCAGCCAAGCGGTGCGGGATTTCGAGCCCGATCTGGTGAACACCCACTCGCTCTCGGAACTGCCCCCGGCGGTCTGGCCCCTGCTCCGACGGCTCGGCGTGCCGGTGGTGCACACGCTGCACGACTTCACCAGCCTCTGCACCAACGGCGCGATGACCCGCCACGGCCAGGCCTGCGCGGGGCAGCATCTCAAGTGCCGGCTCTACGCGGAGCCGCACCGCCGGTGCCAGCGCGCGGTCTCGGCCGTCGCGACCGTCGGCGCGGATCTCCTGGCCCGCCATCGCGCCGCCGGCTTCTTCGACGCGGTCCCGGCGGATCTCCAGCGGGTGATCTGGAACCCGATCGAGCCGGGCTTGCCCGCGAACCGTCGGCCCCGGGCGCCCGGTGCGCCGGTCACCTTCGGCTTCCTCGGGCGCATCGAGGCCAGCAAAGGCGCCGACATCCTGTTCGACGCCTGCCGGCTGCTCCCGGCACAGGGATGGCGCCTCGCCGTCGCCGGGCGCGCCGTGGACGGGCTCGACCGCTATCGCGCCCCGACGGAAGGTCTGCCGGTGTCCTTCCTGGGCCACGCGGAGCGCGATGCCTTCCTCGACGGGGTGGATTGCCTCGTCGTCCCACCGATTTGGCCCGAACCCTTCGGCCGAACGGTGGCGGAGGCCTACGGGCGCGGCGTGCCGGTGATCGGGACCGCCATCGGCGGCATCGGCGAGCAGATCGGACCGGGTCCCTGGCTCGTCCCGCCCGGCGACGCTCCCGCGCTCGCGGCCGCGATGGCCCGGATCATCGCGGAGCCCGCCTGCCTCGCCGACGGTCTGGCGCGAGCCGCCGTCATCCGCGACGGCACCGACCCGGCCAGAGTGGCGGCCGCCTACCTCGACCTCTACGCCGCCGCCCGCGCCGCCACCCAGTCAGCCACGGTCCTGGCCTCTTCCGGCCGCCCGCAACTCAGCGAGTTCCGCCCATGA